A DNA window from Camelina sativa cultivar DH55 chromosome 13, Cs, whole genome shotgun sequence contains the following coding sequences:
- the LOC104736748 gene encoding probable histone H2A.5 has protein sequence MESAAAAAATTKPARGAGGRKGGDRKKSVTKSVKAGLQFPVGRIARYLKKGRYAIRYGSGAPVYLAAVLEYLAAEVLELAGNAARDNKKNRINPRHLCLAIRNDEELGKLLQGVTIASGGVLPNINPILLPKKSPSQAEKASPASKSPKKA, from the exons ATGGagtcagcagcagcagcagcagcaacgaCGAAGCCAGCGAGAGGAGCCGGAGGAAGGAAAGGAGGTGATCGGAAGAAGAGTGTTACAAAATCCGTCAAAGCTGGTCTTCAATTTCCCGTTGGTCGTATCGCTCGTTACTTGAAGAAAGGTCGTTACGCTATCAGATACGGCTCCGGTGCTCCTGTTTACCTCGCCGCCGTTCTCGAATATCTCGCCGCCGAG GTTCTTGAGCTAGCTGGGAACGCAGCGAGGGATAATAAGAAGAACAGGATAAACCCTAGGCATCTATGTTTAGCGATAAGGAACGATGAAGAGTTGGGGAAACTGCTTCAAGGAGTTACGATTGCTAGCGGAGGTGTTCTTCCCAACATTAACCCAATTCTTCTTCCTAAGAAATCTCCATCTCAAGCTGAGAAAGCTTCACCTGCTTCCAAGTCTCCTAAGAAGGCTTGA
- the LOC104736749 gene encoding putative protease Do-like 14: MMNLLRRAVLSSSKRSELIRIVTVATATSGIVYANCNPDARTRISLAIPESVRESLSLPWQISHGLIHRPDQSLFGNLAFSSRVSPKSETPANDEKGASDSSKPSNGYLGRDTIANAAATIGPAVVNLSVPQGFFGISMGKSIGSGTIIDADGTILTCAHVVVDFQNIRQSSKRRVDVTLQDGRMFEGVVVNADLQSDIALVKIKSKTPLPTAKLGFSSKLRPGDWVIAVGCPLSLQNTVTAGIVSCVDRKSSDLGLGGTRREYLQTDCAINAGNYGGPLVNLEGEVIGVNIMKVLAADGLGFSVPIDSVSKIIQHFKKNGRVVRPWIGLKMIELNKMIIAQLKERDPMFPDVERGILVPTVIPGSPADRAGFKPGDVVVRFDGKPVETIKEIMEIIDDRIGKRMQVVVERSNKERTTLEVIPEEANPDM, from the exons ATGATGAATTTACTG AGAAGAGCTGTATTATCATCTTCTAAACGGAGCGAGCTTATTCGTATCGTCACTGTTGCTACCGCTACTTCAGGAATTGTGTATGCTAATTGTAATCCAGATGCAA GAACGCGTATATCGCTTGCTATTCCTGAATCTGTTCGGGAATCTCTTTCGTTGCCTTGGCAGATTTCACATGGTTTGATTCATCGTCCTGATCAAAGCTTGTTTG GGAATCTCGCGTTTTCGTCCAGAGTTAGTCCAAAATCAGAAACACCTGCAAATGATGAGAAGGGAGCTTCGGATAGTTCGAAACCAAGTAATGGATACTTGGGGAGAGATACTATAGCTAATGCGGCTGCAACAATAGGACCAGCGGTTGTCAATCTATCGGTTCCTCAGG GTTTCTTTGGGATATCTATGGGAAAAAGTATCGGTTCTGGAACGATCATTGATGCTGATGGCACCATATTGACTTGCGCTCATGTTGTAGTCGATTTTCAGAACATTCGTCAATCATCTAAAAGGAGG GTTGATGTGACGTTGCAAGATGGTAGGATGTTCGAGGGTGTGGTGGTGAACGCTGATTTACAATCCGACATTGCATTAGTGAAGATAAAGTCAAAGACGCCGTTGCCAACTGCTAAACTTGGTTTTTCGAGTAAGCTTCGTCCTGGGGACTGGGTAATAGCTGTGGGTTGTCCTCTTTCTCTCCAGAACACAGTAACTGCTGGTATTGTCAG TTGTGTTGATCGCAAAAGCAGTGATTTGGGTTTAGGAGGCACACGTAGAGAATATCTCCAAACAGACTGCGCGATCAATGCT GGAAACTATGGTGGGCCTCTTGTAAATTTGGAGGGGGAAGTGATCGGTGTTAATATCATGAAAGTTTTAGCTGCAGATGGTCTTGGATTTTCCGTGCCAATTGACTCGGTATCCAAAATCATCCAGCATTTCAAGAAGAATGG TAGAGTTGTTCGGCCATGGATTGGGTTAAAAATGATCGAACTCAATAAAATGATCATTGCTCAGCTAAAAGAACGAGACCCAATGTTTCCAGATGTTGAAAGAGGCATTCTTGTTCCTACA GTGATTCCCGGGTCACCGGCTGATCGAGCTGGATTCAAACCAGGTGATGTTGTTGTGAGATTTGACGGGAAGCCGGTCGAGACCATCAAAGAG ATAATGGAGATAATAGACGACAGAATCGGGAAGCGGATGCAAGTAGTTGTGGAAAGATCAAATAAAGAAAGGACCACATTAGAAGTCATTCCTGAGGAGGCTAATCCAGACATGTGA